One window of the Fusobacterium animalis 7_1 genome contains the following:
- a CDS encoding radical SAM protein yields MENSKMLLKYLINKSYFNKMKNRKKIKYLQFYITNKCTESCEHCYLKNTKIQKELTTKEVISKIEEFLEYCQKTNKIPIIDLIGGDPFLRLDIKNILRYLKLKKINFGIKGNPNLLPQNINLLVEYGARRYQLSLDGTEEIHDRIRSKGSFKKTIESIKLLNDVNIPVNIKFTLSSENETELWKLLYYLYTQNLKISSFSISRYHNSEFLKNSYNKKKFEKFFDDFISELESFYKLQAKNKRINILINFKEHLWYPYLHQNGYILEEIYSEIEKNSYTLSCSLISCDSIFLKSDGTYIVCPKIDNFKGSKIFSEYKERKKAYLKNVIEKSCVNCLYKKSCMGCLAFYNNFKDIACFLHSTLKEFVKM; encoded by the coding sequence ATGGAAAATTCAAAAATGTTATTAAAATATCTAATAAATAAATCTTATTTTAATAAAATGAAAAATAGGAAAAAAATAAAATATCTTCAATTTTATATAACAAATAAGTGTACTGAATCATGTGAACATTGTTATTTAAAAAATACTAAAATTCAAAAAGAACTTACAACAAAAGAAGTAATAAGTAAAATAGAAGAATTTCTGGAATATTGTCAAAAGACAAATAAGATTCCTATTATAGATCTAATTGGAGGAGATCCTTTTCTTAGATTGGATATAAAAAACATACTAAGATATTTAAAATTAAAAAAAATTAATTTTGGTATTAAAGGGAATCCTAATTTACTACCTCAGAATATAAATTTATTAGTTGAATATGGAGCAAGAAGGTATCAATTAAGCTTAGATGGAACAGAAGAAATTCATGATAGGATTCGTTCCAAAGGAAGTTTTAAAAAAACAATTGAAAGTATTAAATTATTAAATGATGTGAATATTCCAGTTAATATTAAATTTACTTTATCAAGTGAGAATGAAACAGAATTATGGAAATTATTATATTATTTATATACTCAAAATTTAAAAATATCTTCTTTTTCAATTTCTAGATATCATAATTCGGAGTTTTTAAAAAATAGTTATAATAAAAAAAAGTTTGAAAAATTTTTTGATGACTTTATATCTGAATTAGAAAGTTTTTATAAATTACAAGCTAAAAATAAGAGAATAAATATATTGATTAATTTTAAAGAACATTTATGGTATCCATATTTACATCAAAATGGATATATTTTGGAAGAAATATATTCTGAAATTGAAAAAAATTCTTATACTTTATCTTGTTCTCTTATTTCATGTGACTCTATATTTTTAAAATCAGATGGAACATATATTGTTTGTCCTAAGATAGATAATTTTAAAGGGAGTAAAATTTTCTCAGAATATAAAGAAAGAAAAAAGGCTTATCTTAAAAATGTGATTGAAAAATCTTGTGTTAATTGTTTATATAAAAAATCTTGTATGGGATGTTTAGCATTTTATAATAACTTTAAGGATATAGCTTGTTTTTTACATTCTACTCTTAAGGAATTTGTAAAAATGTAG
- a CDS encoding transposase has protein sequence MQKLSIQLFLPSIYSDIKKSFFNKSDLLSLLEEHINFDSFILLSFRYTFYSRNGRDHIYHLDSFIHTLVFQKLLAIDSDTLLINILKFSPKLCDFCRFRKVPDSFQFSRFRKNYAPFIFEMFNKLVEITEPICREIDKKKADYLIYDTTGFESYVTKNNPKFFNSKLKQAKKFSKTNDTNPYAAVYSMLPSSSNTNPEVRQQYINGHFCYALKASISINELGIIQHIN, from the coding sequence ATGCAAAAATTGTCTATTCAATTATTTTTACCTAGTATATATTCTGATATTAAAAAGTCTTTTTTTAATAAATCTGACCTTCTTTCTTTACTTGAAGAACATATTAATTTTGATTCTTTTATTCTTCTTTCTTTTCGTTATACTTTTTATTCTCGTAATGGTAGAGACCATATTTACCATTTGGATAGTTTTATTCATACTCTCGTTTTTCAAAAGCTTTTAGCTATTGATTCTGACACTCTTCTAATTAATATTCTAAAATTTTCACCTAAGCTTTGCGATTTCTGTCGATTCCGTAAAGTTCCTGACTCTTTTCAATTTTCTAGGTTTAGAAAAAATTATGCTCCTTTCATCTTTGAGATGTTCAATAAACTTGTTGAAATTACTGAACCTATTTGTCGTGAAATTGATAAAAAGAAAGCTGATTATCTTATCTATGACACTACTGGTTTTGAGTCTTATGTCACTAAAAATAATCCTAAATTTTTTAATTCTAAACTTAAACAAGCTAAAAAATTTTCTAAAACTAATGACACTAATCCTTATGCTGCAGTTTATTCTATGCTTCCTAGCTCATCTAATACTAATCCTGAAGTTCGCCAACAATATATTAATGGTCATTTTTGTTATGCCTTAAAAGCTAGTATTTCAATTAATGAACTAGGGATTATTCAACATATTAATTAG
- a CDS encoding MFS transporter — MKTSIETMNKICFFPGIIISTFGSALFTFVTGLYLLDFTKSGVNFSLNISARLLPLILFSPIFGLLTDKFSKKKLLIISDILNCILFAYMSIIWKKNSNNLFLSYFGSILTASLANMVFITFQVGTPQLFSNKWLSKANSYTVMTGSFAEILSPIIGGFLYHMFEIPFIFLNISIFYLISVGFEFFLTFQNKKEKKRDLEESFFLKIKENSELLKYVLFFFILNINLSLILFTVVPFNLKVVLKVNEQIYGMIQSFLPMGMLMGSLFIGKRNKRINLYFLKGVFFIISFISFSFLCIHIYAVRSSFSLLIYGLGLFLLGTIGSSSDIVLFLYFQEELSESIRGRFIGLFIAGMKSIVLLTVLLSGILIDYFSSIVSILIGFLFSIFTYFYLVWKS, encoded by the coding sequence ATGAAAACTTCAATTGAAACAATGAATAAAATTTGTTTTTTTCCTGGAATTATTATTTCAACTTTTGGTTCTGCATTATTTACTTTTGTTACAGGCTTATATTTACTTGATTTTACAAAGTCAGGAGTAAATTTTTCACTAAATATTTCAGCTAGATTGCTTCCTCTTATCCTTTTCTCGCCAATATTTGGACTGTTAACTGATAAGTTTTCTAAAAAAAAGCTACTTATTATATCTGATATTCTAAATTGTATTCTGTTTGCTTATATGTCTATCATTTGGAAAAAGAATAGTAATAATTTATTTTTAAGCTATTTTGGGAGTATTTTAACTGCAAGTTTGGCTAATATGGTTTTTATAACATTTCAGGTTGGTACTCCTCAATTGTTTAGTAACAAGTGGCTTTCTAAAGCAAATTCTTATACTGTTATGACTGGAAGTTTTGCAGAGATACTTTCTCCAATAATAGGTGGATTTTTATATCATATGTTTGAAATTCCATTTATTTTTTTAAATATTTCTATTTTTTATTTAATATCTGTGGGATTTGAATTTTTTTTGACTTTTCAAAATAAAAAGGAAAAAAAAAGAGACTTAGAAGAATCTTTTTTCTTGAAAATAAAAGAGAATTCAGAGCTACTGAAATATGTGCTTTTCTTTTTTATTTTAAATATCAACTTATCCTTAATTTTGTTTACAGTTGTTCCTTTCAATCTAAAAGTAGTTTTAAAAGTAAATGAGCAGATATATGGAATGATTCAGTCTTTTCTTCCAATGGGAATGTTAATGGGATCTTTATTTATAGGAAAAAGAAATAAAAGAATCAATTTATATTTTTTAAAAGGGGTATTTTTTATAATTTCTTTTATCAGTTTTTCTTTTCTATGTATTCATATATATGCTGTTAGAAGTAGTTTTTCATTGTTGATATATGGATTAGGACTCTTTTTATTAGGAACAATAGGTTCTTCTTCAGATATTGTTTTATTTCTTTACTTTCAAGAAGAATTAAGTGAATCTATTCGAGGAAGATTTATAGGATTGTTTATTGCTGGAATGAAAAGCATAGTATTGCTTACTGTTTTACTATCAGGAATTTTAATAGATTATTTTTCTTCAATAGTGAGTATTTTGATAGGTTTTTTGTTTTCTATATTTACATATTTTTACTTAGTTTGGAAGTCTTAA
- a CDS encoding IS110 family transposase has protein sequence MAQELEKTAYKDILISIPRIGIISAASFIGEIGDPKRFSNPQQIIRLAGYNLVEDSSGKHKSKTIISKCGRKTLRMILYKISLVIVCKNQEIKLLYKYLITRKENPLKKKQALVVISGKMIKIIYSLMKKNEVYDKEKVLGIYRKQQIVA, from the coding sequence ATGGCACAAGAACTTGAAAAAACAGCTTACAAAGATATACTAATAAGTATTCCTAGGATTGGGATAATAAGTGCAGCAAGTTTTATTGGTGAAATAGGAGATCCAAAAAGATTTTCTAATCCACAACAAATAATAAGATTAGCAGGTTACAACTTGGTGGAAGATAGTTCAGGAAAACATAAAAGTAAAACAATAATATCAAAGTGTGGAAGAAAGACTTTAAGAATGATATTGTACAAAATATCATTAGTAATTGTATGTAAAAATCAAGAGATAAAATTACTATATAAATATTTAATAACAAGAAAAGAAAACCCATTAAAGAAGAAACAAGCACTAGTGGTAATATCAGGAAAAATGATAAAAATAATATATAGTTTAATGAAGAAAAATGAGGTCTATGATAAAGAAAAAGTGTTAGGTATATACAGAAAGCAACAAATAGTTGCATAA
- a CDS encoding NYN domain-containing protein, translating into MEKNVMIFIDYENIHKNLIKKKQNALGSFFFDKIRVWCNNRKLRILDIKVYCNFDIEDLYLSHHQSKLQEYGLETFHTANKGKNYADLKITSDLLEELYENSNIDGFIIISNDKDMTPLIKIIKRYKEFVYLFTNKDCYDSTLKNFPDELFILEDEVLNIANPKESEKEYKKIQDNFILSLEKYYDDTFTKQKNPTRSLDYILESNIKYFKLPEYELLSHIKNAIEEDKLIVHEYTYSSKTYRTICPDSKKDICISSNYIEEKNILDKTQAIEFLKKEIEKTYSNLENKFF; encoded by the coding sequence ATGGAAAAAAATGTTATGATTTTTATAGATTATGAAAACATTCATAAAAATCTAATAAAAAAGAAACAAAATGCTTTAGGTAGCTTCTTTTTTGATAAAATTAGAGTATGGTGTAATAATAGAAAATTAAGAATTTTAGATATTAAAGTTTATTGTAACTTTGATATAGAAGATTTATACCTTTCTCACCATCAATCAAAGTTACAGGAATATGGTTTAGAAACTTTTCATACAGCAAATAAAGGAAAAAATTATGCTGATTTAAAAATAACCTCTGATCTTTTAGAAGAACTTTATGAAAATTCTAACATAGATGGGTTTATTATTATATCTAATGATAAAGATATGACACCTTTAATAAAAATAATAAAAAGGTATAAAGAATTTGTTTATTTATTTACAAATAAGGATTGCTATGATAGTACACTTAAAAACTTCCCAGATGAACTTTTTATATTAGAAGATGAAGTTTTAAACATAGCTAATCCAAAAGAATCAGAAAAAGAATATAAAAAAATACAAGATAATTTTATATTAAGTCTTGAAAAATACTATGATGATACTTTTACCAAGCAAAAAAATCCTACTCGAAGTTTAGATTACATATTAGAATCTAATATTAAATACTTTAAACTACCAGAATATGAGTTATTATCACATATAAAAAATGCTATTGAAGAAGATAAACTTATAGTTCATGAGTATACTTATTCATCAAAAACATATAGAACTATTTGTCCAGATAGTAAAAAAGATATTTGTATTTCTAGTAATTACATTGAAGAAAAAAATATTTTAGATAAAACTCAAGCCATTGAATTTTTGAAAAAAGAAATAGAAAAAACTTACTCTAATCTTGAAAATAAATTTTTTTAA
- the glmS gene encoding glutamine--fructose-6-phosphate transaminase (isomerizing) has product MCGIIGYSGSNANAVEVLLEGLEKVEYRGYDSAGIAFVTDSGIQIEKKSGKLENLKNHMKNFEILSCTGIGHTRWATHGVPTDRNAHPHYSENKDVALIHNGIIENYAEIKKELLEQGVKFSSDTDTEVVAQLFSKLYDGDLYSTLKKVLKRIRGTYAFAIIHKDFPDRMICCRNHSPLIVGLGEHQNFIASDVSAILKYTRDIIYLEDGDVVLVTKDNVTIYDKDEKEVKREVKKVEWNFEQASKGGYAHFMIKEIEEQPEIIEKTLNVYTDKEKNVKFDEQLEGINFHDIDRIYVVACGTAYYAGLQGQYFMKKLLGIDVFTDIASEFRYNDPVITNKTLAIFVSQSGETIDTLMSMKYAKEKGAKTLAISNVLGSTITREADNVIYTLAGPEISVASTKAYSSQVLVMYLLSLYMGTKLGKIEEKDYLKYISDISLLKENVVKLISEKEKIHDIAKKIKDVKNGFYLGRGIDEKVAREGSLKMKEINYIHTEALPAGELKHGSIALIEKGVLVVAISTNLEMDEKVVSNIKEVKARGAYVVGVCKEGSSVPEVVDDVIQVKDSGELLTPVLAVVGLQFLAYYTSLEKGFDVDKPRNLAKSVTVE; this is encoded by the coding sequence ATGTGTGGAATAATTGGTTATTCTGGGAGTAATGCAAATGCAGTAGAGGTTTTATTGGAAGGACTTGAAAAAGTTGAGTATAGAGGTTATGACTCAGCAGGTATAGCTTTTGTAACTGACAGTGGAATTCAAATTGAAAAAAAATCAGGAAAATTAGAAAATTTAAAAAACCATATGAAAAATTTTGAGATTCTTTCTTGTACAGGTATAGGTCATACTAGATGGGCAACTCATGGAGTACCAACTGATAGAAATGCTCATCCTCATTATAGTGAAAATAAAGATGTGGCACTTATTCATAATGGTATTATTGAAAATTATGCAGAAATAAAAAAAGAATTATTAGAACAAGGTGTAAAATTTAGTTCAGATACAGATACAGAGGTTGTGGCTCAACTATTTTCAAAGCTATATGATGGAGATTTGTACTCAACTCTTAAAAAGGTTTTAAAAAGAATAAGAGGAACTTATGCCTTTGCTATAATTCATAAAGATTTTCCAGATAGAATGATTTGTTGTAGAAACCATAGCCCTTTAATTGTTGGACTTGGAGAACATCAAAATTTTATAGCTTCTGATGTTTCAGCAATTTTAAAATATACAAGGGATATTATCTATCTTGAAGATGGAGATGTTGTTCTAGTAACTAAGGATAATGTTACTATATATGATAAAGATGAAAAAGAAGTGAAAAGAGAAGTAAAAAAGGTTGAATGGAATTTTGAACAGGCTTCAAAAGGTGGATATGCCCATTTTATGATAAAGGAAATTGAAGAACAGCCTGAAATCATAGAAAAAACTTTAAATGTATATACAGACAAAGAAAAAAATGTAAAATTTGATGAACAATTAGAAGGAATAAATTTCCATGATATTGATAGAATATATGTAGTTGCTTGTGGAACTGCTTATTATGCAGGTTTACAAGGACAATATTTTATGAAAAAATTATTAGGAATAGATGTATTCACTGATATAGCTTCTGAATTTAGATATAATGATCCAGTAATAACAAATAAGACATTGGCTATTTTTGTAAGTCAGTCAGGAGAAACTATTGATACTTTGATGTCAATGAAATATGCAAAAGAAAAGGGAGCAAAAACTCTTGCTATATCTAATGTTTTAGGTTCTACTATAACAAGAGAAGCAGACAATGTTATCTATACTCTTGCAGGTCCTGAAATTTCAGTTGCCTCAACAAAAGCATATAGTTCGCAAGTTTTAGTGATGTATTTATTATCACTATATATGGGAACTAAACTTGGAAAGATAGAAGAAAAAGATTATTTAAAATATATTTCTGATATTAGTTTATTAAAAGAAAATGTGGTTAAATTAATCAGTGAAAAAGAAAAAATTCATGATATTGCTAAGAAAATAAAAGATGTAAAAAATGGTTTTTATCTTGGTAGAGGAATAGATGAAAAAGTAGCCAGAGAAGGTAGCTTAAAGATGAAAGAGATTAATTATATTCATACTGAGGCATTACCTGCTGGGGAATTAAAACATGGAAGTATAGCTCTTATAGAAAAAGGTGTTCTAGTTGTTGCTATTTCTACTAACTTAGAAATGGATGAAAAGGTTGTATCAAATATAAAGGAAGTTAAGGCAAGAGGAGCTTATGTTGTTGGAGTTTGCAAAGAAGGAAGTTCAGTTCCAGAAGTTGTAGATGATGTGATTCAAGTTAAAGATAGTGGAGAATTATTAACACCTGTTCTTGCAGTTGTAGGTTTACAATTTTTAGCATATTATACTTCTTTGGAAAAGGGTTTTGATGTGGATAAACCAAGAAATCTTGCTAAATCTGTAACTGTGGAATAA
- a CDS encoding aminopeptidase P family protein yields the protein MEINKRIEEARKVMEKYKVDAYIVTSSDYHQSEYIDDYFKGREYLSGFTGSAGVLVIFKDEACLWTDGRYHIQAENQLKGSEIKLFKQGNLGVPTYKEYIVSKLAENSKIGIDAKILLSSDINEILSKKKYKIIDFDLLAEVWDKRKALPNEKIFILEDKYTGKAYKEKVKEIRKVLKEKGADYNIISSLDDIAWIYNFRGDDVQHNPVALSFTVISEKKASLYINKNKLNEEAKKYFKDNKVEVKEYFEFFEDIKKLKGNILVDFNKISYAIYEAISKNTVINSMNPSTYLKAHKNETEIANTKDIHIQDGVAMVKFMYWLKNNYKKENITEFSAEEKINSLREKIEGYIDLSFSTISAFGKNAAMMHYSAPEKNSTKIEDGVYLLDSGGTYLKGTTDITRTFFLGKVGKQEKIDNTLVLKGMLALSRAKFLFGATGTNLDILARQFLWNVGIDYKCGTGHGVGHILNVHEGPHGIRFQYNPQRLETGMIVTNEPGAYIEGSHGIRIENELLVKEFCETEHGKFLEFETITYAPIDLNGIVKTLLTKEEKQQLNEYHSEVYEKLSPYLNKKEKEFLKEYTKSI from the coding sequence ATGGAAATCAATAAGAGAATTGAAGAAGCTAGAAAAGTTATGGAAAAATATAAGGTCGATGCCTATATTGTAACAAGTTCTGATTACCATCAAAGTGAATATATTGATGATTATTTTAAAGGTAGAGAATATTTATCAGGTTTCACAGGTTCAGCTGGAGTGTTAGTAATATTCAAAGATGAAGCTTGCCTATGGACAGATGGAAGATACCATATTCAAGCTGAAAATCAATTAAAAGGTAGTGAAATAAAATTATTTAAACAAGGTAATCTTGGAGTTCCTACTTACAAAGAGTATATAGTTTCTAAATTAGCAGAAAATTCAAAAATTGGGATAGATGCAAAAATTCTTTTATCTTCTGATATTAATGAAATTCTTTCAAAGAAAAAATATAAGATTATTGATTTTGACTTATTGGCAGAAGTTTGGGATAAAAGAAAAGCTTTACCTAATGAAAAAATATTTATTTTAGAAGATAAATATACTGGGAAAGCATATAAAGAAAAAGTAAAAGAAATAAGAAAAGTTTTAAAAGAAAAAGGAGCAGACTATAATATTATTTCAAGTTTAGATGATATTGCTTGGATATATAATTTTAGAGGTGATGATGTTCAACATAATCCTGTAGCTCTATCGTTTACAGTAATTTCTGAAAAGAAAGCAAGCCTATACATTAATAAAAATAAATTAAATGAGGAAGCTAAAAAATATTTTAAAGATAACAAAGTAGAAGTTAAAGAATATTTTGAATTTTTTGAAGATATAAAAAAATTAAAAGGAAATATTTTAGTTGATTTTAATAAGATTAGTTATGCTATTTATGAAGCTATTAGTAAAAATACTGTGATTAATTCTATGAACCCTAGTACATATTTAAAGGCACATAAAAATGAAACTGAAATAGCTAACACAAAGGATATTCATATCCAAGATGGAGTTGCTATGGTTAAATTTATGTATTGGTTAAAGAATAACTATAAAAAAGAAAATATCACAGAATTTTCTGCTGAAGAAAAGATTAACTCTCTAAGAGAAAAAATAGAAGGATATATAGATTTAAGTTTTTCAACTATTTCTGCTTTTGGGAAAAATGCAGCTATGATGCACTATTCTGCTCCTGAAAAAAATTCAACTAAAATAGAAGATGGAGTATATTTACTTGATTCTGGTGGAACATACTTAAAAGGAACTACTGATATAACAAGAACTTTCTTTTTAGGAAAAGTTGGCAAACAAGAAAAAATAGATAATACTTTAGTTTTAAAAGGAATGTTAGCACTATCAAGAGCAAAATTTTTATTTGGAGCAACTGGAACAAACTTAGATATATTAGCTAGACAATTCTTATGGAATGTTGGAATTGATTATAAATGTGGAACAGGACATGGTGTAGGACATATTTTAAATGTACATGAAGGACCTCATGGTATTAGATTTCAATATAACCCTCAAAGATTAGAAACTGGTATGATAGTTACTAATGAACCAGGTGCATATATTGAGGGTAGTCATGGAATTAGAATAGAAAATGAACTTTTAGTTAAAGAATTCTGTGAAACTGAACATGGTAAATTTTTAGAATTTGAGACTATAACTTATGCTCCTATTGATTTAAATGGAATTGTAAAAACTCTTTTGACAAAAGAAGAAAAGCAACAATTAAATGAATATCATTCAGAAGTTTATGAAAAATTAAGTCCATACTTAAATAAAAAAGAAAAAGAATTTTTAAAAGAATATACTAAAAGTATTTAG
- a CDS encoding flavin reductase family protein, whose product MRQDYKTSKLYYGFPVILLGYKDANFKYNFTTNSSSYTLGDMMVIGFHSRSNAAKQITNFKEFTVNVPSENLMNEIEIGGFFHKVDKIPLSKLEYEIGEFVDAPLFTACPISIECKVENIVMYGETANVIASVKKRVVNSNLIEDGKLNSDKLNPVIFLGDEHEKIYRYLRNLSDKAGKFYKNQFE is encoded by the coding sequence ATGAGACAAGATTACAAAACTTCAAAGTTATATTATGGCTTTCCAGTAATTTTACTTGGATATAAAGATGCTAATTTTAAATATAATTTCACAACTAATAGTTCATCATATACACTTGGAGATATGATGGTTATAGGTTTTCATTCAAGAAGTAATGCTGCTAAACAAATTACAAATTTTAAAGAATTTACTGTAAATGTACCTAGTGAAAATTTAATGAATGAAATTGAAATAGGAGGATTTTTTCATAAAGTTGATAAAATCCCTTTAAGTAAATTAGAATATGAAATAGGAGAGTTTGTTGATGCACCACTATTTACCGCTTGTCCTATTTCTATTGAATGTAAGGTTGAAAATATTGTTATGTATGGAGAAACTGCAAATGTGATAGCAAGTGTTAAAAAACGTGTTGTGAATTCTAATTTAATTGAAGATGGTAAACTAAATTCGGATAAATTAAACCCTGTTATATTTTTAGGTGATGAACATGAAAAAATTTATCGTTATTTAAGAAATCTTAGTGATAAAGCAGGAAAATTTTATAAAAATCAATTTGAATAA
- a CDS encoding aldehyde dehydrogenase family protein: protein MENILKKSYKMFINGKWVNSSNGIMVKTYAPYNNELLSEFPDASENDVDLAVKSAKEAFKTWRKTTVKERAKILNEIADIIDEKKDLLATVETMDNGKPIRETKLVDIPLAATHFRYFAACILADEGKATILDEKFLSIILKEPIGVVGQIIPWNFPFLMAAWKLAPALAAGDTVVLKPSSSTTLSLLVLMELIQNVIPKGVVNLITGKGSTAGEFLKNHPDLDKLAFTGSTAVGRDIALAAAEKLIPATLELGGKSANIILDDADMEKALEGAQLGILFNQGQVCCAGSRIFVQEGIYDEFIEKLVKKFENIKIGNPLDPTTVMGSQIDARQVKTILDYVEIAKQEGGTILTGGVKYTENGCDKGNFVRPTLITNVKNTCRVSQEEIFGPVAVVIKFKTDDEVIAQANENEYGLGGAVFTKNINRAFRIAREIQTGRVWINTYNQIPEHAPFGGYKKSGIGRETHKVILEHYTQMKNILIDLEEGTSGLY from the coding sequence ATGGAAAATATATTAAAAAAATCATATAAGATGTTTATAAATGGAAAATGGGTAAATTCAAGCAATGGAATTATGGTAAAAACTTATGCTCCTTATAATAATGAATTGTTATCAGAATTTCCTGATGCAAGTGAAAATGATGTTGATTTAGCAGTTAAAAGTGCAAAAGAAGCATTTAAAACTTGGAGAAAAACAACAGTAAAAGAAAGAGCAAAAATTTTAAATGAAATTGCTGATATTATAGATGAAAAGAAGGATTTACTAGCAACAGTTGAAACTATGGATAATGGCAAACCAATAAGAGAAACAAAATTGGTAGATATTCCATTGGCAGCAACTCATTTTAGATATTTTGCAGCTTGTATTTTAGCAGATGAAGGAAAAGCAACTATTTTAGATGAAAAATTTTTGAGTATAATTTTAAAAGAACCTATTGGAGTTGTAGGACAAATTATTCCTTGGAACTTCCCATTTTTAATGGCAGCTTGGAAGTTGGCTCCAGCTCTTGCAGCAGGAGATACAGTCGTTTTAAAACCTTCTAGCTCAACAACGTTAAGTCTATTAGTTTTAATGGAACTTATACAAAATGTAATTCCAAAGGGAGTTGTAAATCTAATTACAGGTAAAGGAAGTACAGCAGGAGAATTTTTAAAGAATCATCCTGATTTAGATAAATTAGCTTTCACAGGTTCAACAGCAGTTGGTAGAGATATTGCACTTGCAGCAGCAGAAAAATTAATTCCTGCTACTCTTGAATTAGGTGGAAAATCAGCAAATATTATTTTAGATGATGCTGATATGGAAAAAGCTCTTGAAGGAGCACAACTTGGAATATTATTCAATCAAGGGCAAGTTTGTTGTGCAGGTTCAAGAATATTTGTACAAGAAGGAATATATGATGAGTTTATAGAAAAACTTGTAAAGAAATTTGAAAATATTAAAATTGGAAATCCATTAGATCCTACAACTGTAATGGGAAGTCAGATAGATGCAAGACAAGTAAAAACTATTTTAGACTATGTTGAAATAGCTAAACAAGAGGGAGGAACTATTTTGACAGGAGGAGTAAAATATACTGAAAATGGTTGTGATAAAGGAAACTTTGTAAGACCCACTTTAATAACTAATGTTAAAAATACTTGTCGTGTTTCACAAGAAGAAATTTTTGGACCAGTGGCAGTTGTAATTAAATTTAAAACAGATGATGAAGTTATAGCACAAGCAAATGAGAATGAATATGGACTTGGAGGAGCAGTATTTACAAAAAATATCAATAGAGCTTTCAGAATTGCAAGAGAAATTCAAACTGGTAGAGTATGGATAAATACTTATAATCAAATCCCTGAACATGCTCCATTTGGTGGATATAAAAAATCTGGTATAGGTAGAGAAACTCATAAAGTTATATTAGAACATTATACACAAATGAAAAATATTTTAATTGATTTAGAAGAAGGAACTTCTGGATTATATTAA
- the rbr gene encoding rubrerythrin yields MDLKGSKTEKNLMTAFAGESQARNKYNFYGKVARREGYEQIGELFDVTARNEEEHAKIWFKELHGGSYPDTITNLIDAAAGENYEWTDMYAKFAEEAKEEGFLQLAKKFEMVGKIEKEHEERYKKLLANIKNGEVFHSEEKIVWECMECGHLHYGNDAPGKCPVCGADKAKFKRRTVNY; encoded by the coding sequence ATGGATTTAAAAGGAAGTAAAACAGAAAAGAATTTAATGACAGCATTTGCTGGGGAATCACAAGCTAGAAACAAATATAATTTTTATGGAAAGGTTGCTAGAAGAGAAGGATATGAACAAATAGGAGAACTATTTGATGTAACAGCAAGAAATGAAGAAGAACATGCTAAAATTTGGTTTAAAGAATTACATGGAGGAAGCTATCCTGATACAATAACAAATCTTATTGATGCTGCAGCTGGAGAAAATTATGAATGGACAGATATGTATGCTAAATTTGCAGAGGAAGCAAAAGAAGAAGGATTTTTACAACTTGCTAAAAAATTTGAAATGGTAGGAAAAATTGAAAAAGAACATGAAGAAAGATATAAAAAATTATTGGCTAATATTAAAAATGGAGAAGTTTTCCATTCAGAAGAAAAAATAGTTTGGGAATGTATGGAATGCGGACATCTTCATTATGGAAATGATGCACCTGGAAAATGCCCTGTTTGTGGAGCAGATAAGGCTAAATTTAAAAGAAGAACAGTTAATTACTAA